ACGTCCACCCGATGATGAGCTACACGGCCGTGACCTCGCACCGCGAGATGGCGGTGGCGTTCGTCCGCGAGCTGATCCGGCACGGCAACCACATCATGAACGACCACGAGCTCACCATCGAGGACCTCGTGACGATCTGTCACCTCGCCCTCGCGCAGCGGGAGACCGGCGTCCTCATGCTCGAGGGGCGCCACCTCCGCGGCCGCGTCAGCGAGCAGATCTCGCGGGCGGATCGCTACAACGAGCCGTTCAGCCTGATGATCCTCCAGCTGAACTCGTCGCTCGACCGCTCGGGATACGACTCGGTCGTGGACACGCTGTGCGAACGGATGCGCAAGACGGATCTGATGTTCATCTTCAAAACGCGCCTCGCCCTCATCCTGCCGCACACGCAGAAGGATCCGTGCTCGATCCTCGCGGCGCGCATCCAGCAACTCCTAGAGACCGCGGTCGCGACCGGGATCATCGACGCGATCCCGACGCTCACCTACCCGGATCCGGAGATCACGTCGCGCTCCCAGGTGCTCGACTGGGCCGAGGATCAGCTCCGGGGCTAGCGCTCGAGATCGTCCAGCCGGAAGCAGCGCCGCGCGTTCGCGGCGGTCGTCTCGGCCATCTCCTCGGCCTCGACGCCGCGCAGCTGTGCGAGCTTCTCCACGACGTGCAGCACGCGCGCCGGCTCGTTGGCCCTGCCGCGGAACGGGACGGGCGAGAGGAACGGCGCGTCGGTCTCGGCCATGATCCGATCGACCGGCGTCGAGACCGCCACGGCGCGCACCGGGTCCGCGTTGGGGAAGGTAACGATCCCGGAGAAAGACAAATAGAGGCCCAGGGTGAGGGTGCCTCGGGCGAGCTCCTCGCCCGACGAGAAGCAGTGCACGACGCCGCCGATCTCCTCCGCGCCCTCGTCCCGCAGGATCGCGAGCGTGTCCCCGTCCGCCTCCCGCGTGTGGATCACGATGGGCATCCGCGCGTCGCGGGCGATCCGGATCTGGCGGACGAACGCCCGGCGCTGCTCCTGAGGCGCGGAACGGTTGTAGTGGTAGTCGAGCCCGATCTCGCCGAGCGCGACGACGCGGCCGTGATCGAGCCCGCGGCGCACGCCGTCGAGGACCCGATCCGACGCCTCCGACGCCGCGTGCGGATGCACGCCGACCGCCGCGAAGATCCGCGGATCCCCCGAGGCCAGGGCGAGGGTCGGGGCGTAGTCGCCGACACGCGTCGCGCCTGCGATGGCGACGATCCCGGTCAACCCGGCGGCGGTGGCGCGATCGATCTGGGCCCGCGCCTCGGCCTCGCCGTCGGCCAGGTCGAGGTGGGCGTGGGAGTCGAAGAGGTTCATCCCGCCTCCGCGCCGAGGGAGCGGACCGCCTCCTCGAGCTCCTCCGCGATCTCGGGCGCCAGCGCCCTGTTCCCCATGGCGCCGCGCATCGCCGCGAGCGACTCGTCCGGCAGCTCCTCGCCGATCGCCGCGAGGGTCTGCACGAGGATCGACGCCTCGAGCGCGTCGGCGGCCCCGAACCGCGACGCCACGCACGCCGCGAGCCCCCTGGAGGGGAGCATCGCGATCGCGTGGACCGCGGCGAACCGCATCTGCCGTCGCCAAGAGCCGAGCATCCGAACGAGCGCCCTGCGCCCCGCCTCCTCGCCGGAGCGGGCGAGCGCGGCGGCGGCCACCGCCTTCAGCTCCGCCGGTGCGAAGCGCCTCGCGACGACCTCCAGCAGCGCGTCCGAAGCGATCGCCCTCCCCGACCGGCCCAGCGCCTCCGCCGCCTCCTCGGCGCCCTCGCCGCCTCCTCCGAGCATCTCCACCGTGACCGCGGTCCCGCGCGCATCGCCCAACCGCGAGAGCGCGAGCGCCGCCTCCTGCCGCACGTCCCGCGTCGGATCGCCGAGCAGCCCCGCGATGGCGTCGGCGGCGGCGCCGTTCCCCCGGAGGCCGAGGACGCGCGCCGCGGTGGCCCGCACGGCCGGTGACTCGTCGGCGAGCATCCGCGCGGCGAGCGCGTCGGCATCGAGCGAGAACGCTTCGGCGTTGCTGAGCGCCGCGCACCGCACGAGATCAGAGGGATCCGCGGTCCACCCCTCGGCGCCGGCGGACGCCGCGGCACCGCCCGATCGCGCGTGGCTCGCCAGCCCCTCGATCGCCTGCGCGCGGACGTCCTCGTTGGGGTCTCCCGCGAGCGACGCGAGCGCCGTGACCGCCCGCTCCCGATCCGGCCCGTCCGCCCGCGCGAGCGCCATCGCGGCGACCCAGCGCGCCTCGATCGACGCGCTCCCGGCGTCCCGCAACGCGGCCTCGATCCGCGGCAGCTGCATGGGCAGGCCGAAGATCGCGAGGATCATGGGGTGGGATCCTCCGGGAGTTCGGAGGCCTCGTCCGGAGCTTCGGCTTCCGGCGCGGCGGCCTTCTCCGGGACGCCGACCGGCGATATCTTCTCCACCGGGAACTCGACGAGCCCCGGTTCGTCC
This genomic stretch from Pseudomonadota bacterium harbors:
- a CDS encoding HEAT repeat domain-containing protein, with amino-acid sequence MILAIFGLPMQLPRIEAALRDAGSASIEARWVAAMALARADGPDRERAVTALASLAGDPNEDVRAQAIEGLASHARSGGAAASAGAEGWTADPSDLVRCAALSNAEAFSLDADALAARMLADESPAVRATAARVLGLRGNGAAADAIAGLLGDPTRDVRQEAALALSRLGDARGTAVTVEMLGGGGEGAEEAAEALGRSGRAIASDALLEVVARRFAPAELKAVAAAALARSGEEAGRRALVRMLGSWRRQMRFAAVHAIAMLPSRGLAACVASRFGAADALEASILVQTLAAIGEELPDESLAAMRGAMGNRALAPEIAEELEEAVRSLGAEAG
- a CDS encoding TatD family hydrolase, whose amino-acid sequence is MNLFDSHAHLDLADGEAEARAQIDRATAAGLTGIVAIAGATRVGDYAPTLALASGDPRIFAAVGVHPHAASEASDRVLDGVRRGLDHGRVVALGEIGLDYHYNRSAPQEQRRAFVRQIRIARDARMPIVIHTREADGDTLAILRDEGAEEIGGVVHCFSSGEELARGTLTLGLYLSFSGIVTFPNADPVRAVAVSTPVDRIMAETDAPFLSPVPFRGRANEPARVLHVVEKLAQLRGVEAEEMAETTAANARRCFRLDDLER